The genomic segment CCTGATGCAAGTTTCCCCCGGAAATGCATACAAAACAGGgaaatggaaaaacaaaatcCAATAACGAAATGAAAAATTAGAAATTGCTGCACAAAAGTCGCATTGAAAAGTATACAGACCGCAAACGTCATTGCAGTGCCCATCGAAGAATAAAATCCCAAAAATCATTCGAAGCTCTATAATTTAATTAATCCACGAGTGATGTGGCGTTTCATAAAAATGGAGAAGTGAAAAGTGCACATTGGTAGAAACTCTGAAGATACCAACGTGATTTAGCGGTGGTTTAAACATTGTTTCATACataaaaaaatcgcaaaaaaaaatccaaaagttttattgaaaataaaattattttcaattaaaaaattaattgattcaatcattttttaattgaatatgcatgcttttgattgaaattgttgccattttcaattgaaaatttaattcattcgattaattttttttttaatctaaaaaAATAATGGATTGAATCATTTTTCCATtcgaatcttaaaaaattatAGACAATACCCTGGCAGCCAGTTCTACGTACCGGATTAGCCTGATGGAGTTCATCATCGGACAAAGATGCCGCCTCAGTGCGCAACAtactgctacgacaacaacaaagcaTAGGGCACCCCTAAATGACGCCCGAAATTTTTTGGAGAACCTCCGCGAGGAAGTTTTTCATACGAATGCCCACAGACCATTACCAAACCAACGCACCTCGAGTTCATATTCCAGGGAGTAGACATATGTGTACCAAGTATagaaattaattggaattttcaaaaaattttaatcatatttcaattggaccaattaaaaaattaattgaaaaattcataaattgcaattatttttctaatgaatgcgcaatttttttaattgaaaaatttcccaattactttttcaaaaacggtgattgatactatcattttcgtgattgaagcagtttcaattaaacgATTATTTGGATCGATTAACTTCGTGATTGGAAttgaatttaattgttttctgtGTAAACAAAGGACTTGCACAACGCTTGAGCATCGTGCAAagatacataaaaaaaaaacttttaaaaaattgtaaatgcaTCAATTCGTGGGTAAATGACAACTGCCTTCTGATTGAAGTTGCTGTCGTAACAAAATTGGCAAAATAAGATCTGTTAGTCGAATTTATAAATGCCCCCAAACAGCAGCGGACACAACCTTCCGATTTGAATTTCGGTCAATCAGTCGATtctcaaatttatattttatgaaaaatcctaTCCAATTAACTTGGAATGTTAacacacaacaagtaaaagcgtgctaagtgcaAATctaagggccgaatcttggaaacccaccaccatgtattaTGCTAAAAGGTTATACAAAGCATTTGGACCCTACGTGACACGATTgtcgaaagtcgtaacagaacactacaactgcgacttataggggctcaaggtgtcaaatcgggagatcgatttatatgggagctatatcaggttatagaccgattcagatcatacttgggacgattgttggaagtcgcaacagaacccaatgtgcaacatttcagtccaAACAATTAATATTTGCAGCTTttagaactcaagaagtcaagtcgaaggaccactttaaatgaaagctatatccaaatctaaacagatatggcccatctgcaatccccaacgatctacatcaataagaaatatctgtgcaaaatttcgtgcagcTAGATCTactcgttcgatcgctatcggacggacatggctgactTGGCTTTATGCGGtcgcatatcaatattttgaggtgttataaacggaatgactaaattagaaTGCCctccaacctatggtggtgggcataaaaaaatttacgtGTTTTATAAATAGTGTTCATAAAATGTTGTAAAGTACGGATTTCTGTATTTTATGAACGCAGTTCATAAAACCATAAATAATGGGTTattgtgagagagagagagagagtgagaataCGAAAATGCAAACGCGTACATGGTATACATGTACTTCCAGAAGGGTTAAATATGAACTTGTTCGTgcattaaagaaaaattttgcttagtaagaaggaggtcagtatagttattggtatcataataaTAGATgaagatgagacgttgaagcatttccgcgtctaacagataccggcacttaggtggacacACAATACCagtcatgaaccaacttaggggaggggtattgaaaacaattaaggattttgtaagtagcacggaatacaGTAAATTCGTCGGCAATCAAATTAAATAACAGACAATCTATAAGACACGTCAGCAGATATGCCATATCGGTGACTAAATACGAATTGCCTCAAAGAAGTCTTTGAAGACAATAGTAGTATATATAAGGGGGTTCTGGAACTTTGAGCATCGAGAGTATGAGTCATCGATGACGTcataaccccaccccaccccaaaccccaccccaccccaaaccccaaaccccaccccaccctattgatgacgtcataaccgcaccccaccccattgatgacgtcataaccccACCCGACCGCAACCGCAGCCGATCGTAGCGCAGGTGGCGACCGCAGGGGGGTATGACCACATACGGGCCGCCGGTTGAAATGTGTGGACGGACATTAGggtgcagatcgcagggcgcagatcgcagggcgcagatcgcagggcgcagatcgcagggcgcagatcgcagggcgcagatcgcagggcgcagtggCAGATTTCGATGATGACTCATCGCCCAGAGTTGTGGTGAGGGTAGTTTAAAATTAGAATGATTATGCATGATTGTGTATGATTGTTAAGAATTGTGGTTTGAGTTGTTTATAATTAGAGTGGAGTGTGATAAGAAATGTGATTGGTATCGATAGTTATCCTGCAAAAAAAGAATTGTGGTTGGTACCGAGAGGTAACCTTTAAcgcaatttttgtataaaaagctGAACAAATTGTTAGTAAACATGTAGTAGCAATTTGATTTTCaactcaaaatttaagaaaatatttattatgggatcaaacttaaaggaaatatcGGAGCAGGCTTCTTTCAAGAAGACTATTTTGTCCATTAACAACATGCCTTTCGATGAGTACTTCATCATACATCAAGCTGAAAGGAAGATGACTAAATTTGGCATGCGCTTGATGATTGAATTAAGTGATCATATTATGTTCCTGCCGGAGAAGTTTAATAATATTAATGATGAGGCCATGGCTGATCTTAATAGTGGAGTCTTATcaattaaaaaggaaaaaattagcGAAACTAATTATAAATTAgtatttgaatcaataatttaatattttttatatataataaagagaaaaaaagttcattgaaaaccgaaaaaatctttttaatttatgtatatttagtagtttataaactcttattatttattttttaatttagtttatttaaaaagaaaagcccaaggaaattaggaaattaaaaaaattcaagttgaagtTAAGAATTGATTACACTTTTATTGCAAAGAATGCGATAGTATAAATTGTAGAGTTTTTGTAATAGGATGTAACgattatatttaattatacaactacaaatatttatattttctatcGAGTTCAGCTTGCAGTCCCATGTATGAATTCCATGTGTTGTTTGTATAAAtgaagtatatacatttttatatatccTTAATTCTTCAATCATctcttcaaaaaattgtttatgttcCTTATCAATGTAGGAGTTGTATTCTTTTAATAGATATTTTATATTCGTTGATAATATCATTTTCTTTGAGAAGTTAccccaacaaaatgaaaaaaggaacTAATGTATACTTACATTACATAGCCTTATATAtcctaaataaagaaaaaacgatatgtttttattttatttgctttattttaaaaaaacattaataaattgacttaataaaataacatttttttcagcacaTCTATAATTAGGGTGTTGTTTATGATAACTACAAATTTTCAtatgcaaattatttttataaagattACATATGTTTGAACAGTTAGCATCAtctaaatttattatatttatatctTCTTCTATTAATTGCTttatccatttttgtttttcacatcctttcacaaatattgttagattttcttgtttttttataaatttatttaaataatcgttaaattctttaaaaattatgttaCCATCATTCCATCTCAACCCATGAAAATGTTTCGTAAGCCAGTTATTTGTAATCTTTTCCTTTAATGATAAGGAAGAAAATTTGCAAGGGGGGTatataataaactttttaattgtctgattatgttcaaaaatacaaatttccttcgcaataaatttattatttaagaaaaaacctTGAACATCTATAattatgaaattgtttttagacatttttactCATCGGTTGTTAAAATTACAATGATTGTTTTTAACtgtattgtaaatatttttataatttttaattattttcgcaGCAGCTGCCTCTCCCTTTCTTTTATCCATATCATAGAATATACAATTACATGTATCTGGACCACATTGTGCGTTATCATTTGACCAAACACAGCAGTCATAGTGGTTAccaaatttactttctttacattTTAAACTATCCACAAATTCCAGATGagattttatattaattaatttatttttatcttctTCGGAAACGATATtggtaaatgtttttaaaaaattatatatttctttaatcatattgctttttttcttattcCGGTGAGAACTACTGTATACTCATGTGTAACGTTTGCAAATAATCATTAACATCAAGCGTCCTGATATTTATACCATTTTCTTCCCTTTCAAATAATGGGTTAAATTCATTCGTACTTTGATTATATTTGTAATTATACTCAAATTTATTAGCATTATACTCAAAACAATAAATGTTGAGTTTGCGGTATGTGTAGTTACTGTAATAGCTACATATGAGTCTAATTTctacattttcatattttaagttGAAATGACGGTAGAATACTGTAGAACTTTGAATGATCCCACCAATATTAGTTTCCTTTTCTATTAAGTCTTTTCTAAATACTTCAATGGCTTCAtcaatagtaaaaattttaggTCTATCCGTTTGACTATTtctcggtgttgttgttgttgttagtgacTCATCGATTGTTGCATTATTTAATAATTGAATTGATAAATATACTCTTGCTCCTGTATTATTTGATAGTTTTATTCGAAATTCTATACGTTTACTAGTGTCACCATCAAAAATAGCATTTTGATTGGTATTATATCTATCATATTGATGATTTTGATTACATCTATTGTAAGGTATTGGatagtattgttgttgttgttgttgaatactaggatatattctatatatgataattaaaacaacaacgtatattaatttatttaaatacataCTACTATTCAATTCAATGTATATAAGAGAACTAATTGCTGTTTTCTAACTTATTTCCATTTTATATGTTTGAGTATAGTTCTCAATATCAGTTATTACAATATTTTCTAAATGTTTTTTGAGATCTTGAACTCGAACTTTCTCAATTTCACCATTACTTAAAATTCGTTCTTGTTCAATTTCACGATATTCAAAACAACTTATTTTTAGTTGACGTAACATGTAGTTACTATCATAAGTACAACGGATTGGTATATTTAAATCTTCATATTGTAAATTAAAATGACGATAAAAAGGTTCTGCAGCATCCAGTATACCACCAATATCTGCTTCTTTTGTAATTAACCTTTTGCGAAATGCTTCTATAGCTTCATCGacagtaaaatatttttcttcacttTCTATAGGAATTATTGTAGTGGTGCTAGTTGATAAGTCTGCATCATCTGtttcattttttatataaaaatcatctcTGTTTTCTAATATTTCACTTTCTTTCATCAtaacaaatgaaatatttactttaagaaTATCTTTGTTTGGTagtgttaaattaaattcaacGGTTTTTGAATTTAAGTCGATTGTAGGATCAGATGTAATGGATAACGCTGAATCAGTTGTGGAATCAAATACAACTGGCAATGATAATGAATTATGAATTGTTACATGAAGTATAACAAAACAAAGTAATACCCAATATAATTTCATtatgttaatttattattttcttatatctacACTATTGGAGGTGTGTTGGAGAGATACTAATTAATGTAGTATAAATACCCAACCTTATATATTCTATAAATGTAAAGCAAACACGAAATAAAAATTCTCTTTCTCTTCTCGACATTAATTCTCCCTCTCCCTctttatatttataataattctacctctccctctccctcttTATATTTAAACAATAATTCTACCTCTCCCTCTTTACATTTAAACAACTCACCTATATATTAATTTtacattattaataaaaaaaatcattttgtttgtgtttgtttttgctttttatttattttatgatttctatagataaaaaatatagttacatttacaataattttcttACTTCATTTGTTAGAGGTATATATTCAaacattttatcatgaataaTTAAACAGTATAGAGATGTGTTCGGTGATATATTTTTAGATGTTTCCAATTCAATTCGTATATCGATGGGGCCAGTTTTTACTGTttcattttgatgtgttacatcaAGAACAATAATCGGTGCTTCACCCTTGAATTTTTCGCGCGTTAATAGAGGTTGCGGTTCACGTGTATAATagctttgttgaaattttatatacatatcaTAAAGTAGGGCGAAACGGTTCCTATCAAACTTGAGGTTAAGATCATCATATGGATATGTATCAGAATTCAAATGAACCTTAATGTTTGTTATATCAcagtgaataaattttttttcactacTTTTGAATCCTAAAAGAAGAAAACGTGGTCGCTCATTTTCATTTGCAAGCTTAACATTCCATAAAACTTTTGTATTCGATGGAACTGCAGGATAATAATACATATCCCATGTTCTAAATGATATATTTAGTGGTTGACGGTTATTAATTACTTTAAGCATTTGCAGCTTGTATACATCAGCAAGTTGAATATGTGGAACTTTCCatgtaatatttaaaattgataGTTTACAGGTTTCACTGGAAATGATAGATTTCAATACATTCGTATCATCTTTTGATCGCAATAAAATTAATTCATGTTTAGCATTAactataattttatcaaaatcttcaGCAAATCCAAGAAGCATTTTCAGTggaacacaaaaattaaaatatccacTCACAAGAGTAAGATCATCTGTATTAAATGGAGCCCATCCTGCGTTGACTAGATTTCGACTTTCGCTTTCATTTAAtgatacataattttttatttctgttgCTATACCCAAATGACGTGTACGATCAATTTCTATACCATTAAGTTCATATCTTATCTCATCAAATAAGTGTGCTATGCAATTGTTTAATAACTTTATCGATGCTGATACTGTAGAGTCCGCTTTTGTTGCAAAACCTTCAATGTATAAAAAACTCTCACCAGGAACGACATACAGGTCTTGGTTTTGAATGGAAATCctaatttcatcattatttTGAAATGATTGTAAATATGATATATAGCTGTGATACTCCTTTCTTATTATAGCATTATCAAATTGTGGTTTTTGTAAAACATTAATAATGTTACTCATTTTTAAACTCAACCCTTTATTATTTTAGTGTGAAACCCAAACTTTCCAGGAACTCTTGGTTAGTTTTACTtaaaatatttctctttttcctttttaatcCTTTATGTTTCCTGTTGTGGTGATGTGATATTTTAGTTGTGTATCCCTTCAAAGTTGATGGTTGAGTGATTGTTATATCCGCAAATACCtcctttttgttaaatattatcATTCTTTAGATGGTTTCAAGTGTaatctaattgaaattttttccccaCGAAAGTTTATCAATTTTCCAGATTGATCAACAACTTTCAAAACAATGGTATTTATTGTGTTTGTATTAACAGGTAGATATATAACGTTAGTAGGATTTTCCGTGATTTTATATCCTGGGCTAACGACGAGTGAAAACTGATGAAGAGTGTGCGCTGACTTGTTGTTTATATAGGATCCTGTTACAATATTACACTCAATAACTATAGTGTTTACTTTTGTAATTTCTATCACTTTATCAGAATAGTGATCAACATTCGATTCAAGTACTCTTTTACTAAAACCTAATAATGAACCAATAGTGTTTTCTTTATCAAAATAAATTGGATCAAGCGTACTCTTCAGATATGTTTGAAGTGTATTGTAATTTGCTTTCATAATaagatttccattttttttattaagcttGCGATATTCATCCGTTATTAACTCAGATATATTCGAAAATTCATATGATCCAAGAGGAATAGTTATTTCATGTCCACCTATATGAAATTTATTGTTCTCTTCATCAACATTTGGTATTGAGTGATATGTATCAAAACTTATTAAACCGCAAACATAGCtttgtttcaaaattattgGTGGAAAGTAGTTGGCGACAAGTACTGATTTTTCATCATTTAAGGTTAATGTTATCGACATCTCTACGGTTGACGTTAGAATAAATGATTTATGTAATTGATTATTCTTTTATTGTGAAATATTATTAGCATTTATCCAAGAGTTATGCTCTGAAGAAAATCCTAACCATTTTACATAAAGTCTATTTCCTCTCCTTCTAATCACTTTTTCCACTAAATATGTGTgtggaaatttggtttttgataGCTCATATTCATAGAAACCACCTTCTATATCCCTTCCTTGATAGTCCTTAAGTATATATGTATTAggatttgtatttttaatagatttaacTGTAAATATTTCGGTAGTCCAATTTGGTGTATAtcctttttcaaaatgttgtttatatttaCTTATTCGCACattatcattgattttaaactttggtcttttaaataccttGAGGTTGTTGTAGACTGAATCTAAAAGTGATTTCTCATTTAAGGAATTCACATCATTCGGCGACATTTTTATAGTTCGATGAAATgtgttattatatatattaactaggtttttatatatatcaaTCCATTTATAATTTCCACGAAAACTAAACTCTTTCCACATTTTTCCTTTCAGTGTTCTATTAAATCGTTCTATGATTGATGCTTTTAGAGTGCTGTATGTTGAATAATGATTTATATGATTTGTTTGCATAAGTTGagaaaaattgttattaaaaaactCCTTTCCATCATcagtttgtaaatttttgggTTTTCGACTACTTTGATTGAAAACTTTCTGCATAGCCTTTACTACACTTtgagctgttttattttttattgcttcAACCCAAGCTTTTTTCGAGAATGTATCTATAACGGTTAAAAGATATCGATATCCGCTGTTAAAGTTCACATAACTACCCATTTCAACAAGATCCGCTTGCCACAAATCATCGATACCCTTCATAACCACTCGTctccttccaaaattttttcgtgCTTGCTTGTGTAGTTCATTAACAATTTCTCTCTTATCCtggttaagctccatattgatgtTGTCGATTGaagtaaaaattgttttgttttgatgttatataccctctactatatcttatttttgattttaaatatttaattaaaatatttattttttctagtatatccaatactttgaaaaagaaaatcttcgatggaatcaaatcggatatttattatttttaaagtatcttcaataatttttttcgtatCTTCAATATtatgatttttcaaaatattcaaattggtactcaagtTGTTGTTAAATTGATCAATCACACTTTTTAGTTTAGTTAAATCACTGTTTATAGCTTcaatatgttttttattttctagaacaattttttccacttcaacccatttgaaaatatattctttcattttttctaTATGTATGTCTTCTTTTAGTTTGTTCTGTAATTCTTCGAATCTTCTAAGTATTTCATCTTGctgatttttgattttattttcgattttatctattttttttttcaaaaatatttttgttacagCATCATCAGGATCAGAGGGAGCACTTAAATTAGTTATTTTCTTCCCATGAAAGTTTAAAGCATTGTTGTGAATAGTAATTCCAAGTGATCTACCTAAACTCAATTTTAGCATTGCATTGTTGACTTGGTTTTTACTTCCGCTCTCTCCAAATTTATTgattgtatacatttttgatttttttatttaataatatgtGCTTCTCGCAATTCTTCAACAATTGAAATAATTTCGTTTTTGTGATTGTTGTGACCAACACCTTCAGATGAAAGGAGCAATCTTAATCTGTCAACCAATTCGTTAGGGTCAtcccaatatatataatttggttTGTGATTGTCTAATGATTTCAAACTCAATCCATTACCTTTGGATATCCTATTTGAATTCACATCAAATAACcgttttattataaattgaTATTTATAAGCTTGAGTTCCCTTAATTTGTTCTCCTGGTGAATAATTTCTTTTATGAGCatttgttttcatcaaaatatcctTATATTGATTTAAATCCTTCTTTGTATAATGTTGAGGTTTAATGTGAAACATGAGTTGAAATAGTCCGGGAGACATTTTCCAAATAGATTCCCCAATTTGAATAGAGTTACatccattaaattttaattgattttttccaaaatacatATTTCCATTTGTATCTATATGAAATCCATAAACTTTATCTAATTGTCTATTATCGATAAGTGTTTGTAGAACGTTGGGTAATGAAGATGCTACATTTATGTCTGATAGATTATCACTACTCAATTTTATTCGCTTTCTATCAATATTTAATTGCGTAACAGCTTTTCGTTTATTCAATTTTGATGAGAtatcattattcaattttatacGTTTTCTATCAAGATTTAATTGTGAAACACCTTTCCGTTTATTCAAGTTTAATTGGTTGTTATTAATCAATTTTAAACGTTTTCTATCAGTATTTAATTGTGAGGGTCTTTTtcgtttatttatatttatgattttgttgttagttaattttatacgttttttattagtatttaactgaaattcacATTTTCGTTTTGAAAATAGATGTGATTTTTTCATCCGCTTATTATCgttatcgtcaaataaactgaGATTGTTATCATTAGatcgttttaatttttctctaagCTCATTCCGATTCACTCCACATTTTTCTAGTGTATAATCTTTTCTCTTTAAATCAACTggaatattataattttttcttatccttttattagtgttattttcatctgatgaaaattttcgtttttgtgaaaatttctctatatCCATCTGTTCTATTTCTGAATTATCTTCTTTATGTGTAGAATTTACTATATTCGGAAATATTGTTGATGAATGTTGATTATTATATCTTTCATTATCATTACTTGAGGTAATATCTCTCATTTGAAGTCCATTGCTAGACAtatagtcatcatcatcattataaaTGTCTGATATAAagctatcatcatcatcatcatcatccttatTGTTTTTATCAAGTTTTCCATCGTCTTCATATTGTTTATTAtaatcataaatatttttatcattatatttattagaatactgattactttcttttttgttcTCATCTAGTTTTCCTATAATATCCTTCAAAGGTTTGGTTATTGGTTGAAATGTATCTTCTAATAGATTATCCCTATCTATTTGATTAAGTTTaatgttttttaacttttctttcaATACTGCTCGTGTTTTTACAATTTCCTTCAACAAATTGTGTCTCTTCATGATtggataatttattttttattttttttggttatgtaTCCATCTGCTTCCGATCTGCTTTACATCTGCTACCGATCTGCTTTATATCAGCTACCGATCTGCTTTATATCTGCTACCGATCTGCTTTCTTTCTGTCACCAATCTGCTCTCTATTCTGTTTATAATCTACATTATATCTGTTATCAATCTGATTTATATTATAACTGAATAAAACAATTGAATCCTTTGCGATATCGACCTTTATCAATGGGATCATCCTTGCTCACAATAAGAAATCCATATTTATCTTTCCAACATTCACTACAAagctttaaaaaatctttaaatgtcATGTCACCCAAGACATGATCATTATATATATGTTTAATATTCATTTCATCTTGCTTAAATATGATAATCATGTTTGCATTATCACGTATTAAGTGTTTAGGAATCCTTGTATATGTTtgacataaataaaaacaatcaatgTGTTTATGTCTTCCCATACAAAAATAATCCCTTATAGTATTTTGTTTATCGCAAATTACATCATCAAATACCATTATAGAATGCATATTTGCTTTGGCTGGACTTataactttttcattttcagaGAATGTGAATAGGTTTATTCCTTTGATTGGagtaatcaatttttttaaatattgatattttggttgatataaagatttagaatatatatatatattcctgaattTGAGGCCATTAGGGCTTTCTATGAGACTAATCATAACATTTGTTTTACCACAATTTGATGGGCCTACTATAAGGGCACGTATAGAATTTGGTAATAAAGTACTATGTACAATCCTTTTTTTCTGTGAACAGACATtatcaatgtttttcacagcaaTCTGTTTAGTTTGTTCTATTAAACGCATATTGCTAActaaactttttcaatataaatttaagtatatatatacaaaaactcttattttcatttaaatcgtgTACCCTATCACtacataatcaaaaaaaaattatggttatTAATTACAAGATTTATAATAAATGTAAACAGTCTGTTACTGGATTTGGATTGGTAAACAACTTAATTAATAATCTTCCGTTTGAAGTGCATTTACCTGGATATCAATTTTGTGGACCAGGAACTAAGTTAGCACAACGTTTAGCACAAGGAGACAAAGGAATAAATTTATTGGATTCAGCTTGTAGAGAACACGATATTGCATACTCACAAAATAAAGATATTCATTCTCGTCATCAAGCTGATaaagttttaatagaaaaagcTTGGCAAAGAGTTAAATCAACAGATAGCAATTGGAAAGAACGAGCAAACGCTTGGTTAGTAACAAACTTACTTAAAGCAAAAGTTAAATTCGGACTCGGTatgacaacaaaaagaaaaatgaagaaaaagcaatgtaagcaaaaattatttgcatCGACAGTTAAGAATACTTTAAAAGTATTAAAAGATAAGAAA from the Stomoxys calcitrans chromosome 1, idStoCalc2.1, whole genome shotgun sequence genome contains:
- the LOC131997134 gene encoding uncharacterized protein LOC131997134 gives rise to the protein MSNIINVLQKPQFDNAIIRKEYHSYISYLQSFQNNDEIRISIQNQDLYVVPGESFLYIEGFATKADSTVSASIKLLNNCIAHLFDEIRYELNGIEIDRTRHLGIATEIKNYVSLNESESRNLVNAGWAPFNTDDLTLVSGYFNFCVPLKMLLGFAEDFDKIIVNAKHELILLRSKDDTNVLKSIISSETCKLSILNITWKVPHIQLADVYKLQMLKVINNRQPLNISFRTWDMYYYPAVPSNTKVLWNVKLANENERPRFLLLGFKSSEKKFIHCDITNIKVHLNSDTYPYDDLNLKFDRNRFALLYDMYIKFQQSYYTREPQPLLTREKFKGEAPIIVLDVTHQNETVKTGPIDIRIELETSKNISPNTSLYCLIIHDKMFEYIPLTNEVRKLL